The proteins below are encoded in one region of Nitrospira sp.:
- a CDS encoding N-acetyltransferase GCN5, translated as MTRRIEKLQPHHAIDTFDCGQDALNRFLQKHALQNQQSGGAQTYVGLADETVIGYYALALGSVEQEHAPERVKKGLAKHSVPIMLLARLAVDRHWQQSGVGAALLKDAMLRTLQAADIAGIRALVVHAKDKAARKFYERYDFLPSPTDALHLYMLLKDIRKLA; from the coding sequence TTGACGAGGCGCATCGAAAAGCTTCAACCGCATCACGCCATCGACACGTTCGATTGCGGGCAGGACGCGCTCAATCGCTTTCTCCAGAAGCATGCGCTGCAGAATCAACAGAGCGGAGGAGCGCAAACGTATGTGGGATTGGCCGACGAAACGGTTATCGGCTACTACGCTCTCGCTCTGGGGTCAGTAGAGCAAGAACATGCTCCAGAGCGAGTCAAGAAGGGATTGGCCAAGCATTCCGTGCCCATCATGCTGCTCGCCAGATTAGCCGTCGATCGACATTGGCAACAATCCGGTGTCGGTGCTGCTTTATTGAAAGACGCAATGCTTCGCACGCTGCAGGCTGCCGACATTGCAGGCATTCGGGCTTTGGTAGTCCATGCCAAAGACAAGGCAGCCAGGAAGTTTTACGAGCGTTACGATTTCCTTCCCTCGCCGACCGACGCACTGCACCTTTACATGCTGCTCAAGGACATCCGGAAGCTGGCCTAG